A genomic segment from Spinacia oleracea cultivar Varoflay chromosome 3, BTI_SOV_V1, whole genome shotgun sequence encodes:
- the LOC110788046 gene encoding mitochondrial dicarboxylate/tricarboxylate transporter DTC, whose amino-acid sequence MADQTAAKPAGVWPTVKPFVNGGASGMLATCVIQPIDMIKVRIQLGQGSAVQVTKNMLANEGIGTFYKGLSAGLLRQATYTTARLGSFKILTNKAIAANDGKPLPLYQKALCGLTAGAIGASVGSPADLALIRMQADATLPAAQRRHYKNAFHALYRIVSDEGVLSLWKGAGPTVVRAMALNMGMLASYDQSVEFFRDNVGLGEGATIVGASAVSGFFAAACSLPFDYVKTQIQKMQPDATGKYPYTGSLDCTMKTLKAGGPLKFYTGFPVYCVRIAPHVMMTWIFLNQINKFEKKIGL is encoded by the exons ATGGCAGATCAGACCGCCGCTAAGCCTGCCGGAGTTTGGCCCACCGTTAAACCCTTCGTTAATGGCGGTGCCTCCGGTATGCTCGCTACCTGTGTCATTCAACCCATCGATATGATAAAG GTGAGAATTCAATTGGGTCAGGGATCAGCTGTTCAGGTGACCAAGAACATGCTTGCAAACGAGGGTATTGGTACCTTCTACAAG GGTTTGTCTGCTGGGTTGCTTAGGCAAGCCACATATACAACAGCAAGACTTGGGTCTTTCAA GATATTGACGAACAAAGCTATAGCTGCCAATGATGGGAAGCCTTTGCCTTTGTACCAAAAGGCTCTTTGTGGATTAACTGCTGGTGCTATTGGAGCATCTGTTGGTAGTCCTGCTGATCTTGCACTCATTCGTATGCAAGCTGATGCTACTTTGCCAGCTGCTCAACGAAGACACTACAAGAATGCATTCCATGCTCTTTACAGAATTGTTTCTGACGAGGGAGTTTTGTCACTCTGGAAAGGTGCAGGTCCAACAGTTGTAAGAGCTATGGCATTGAACATGGGTATGCTTGCCTCTTATGATCAATCTGTGGAGTTCTTCAGGGATAACGTCGGCCTTGGTGAAGGTGCTACTATTGTAG GTGCTAGTGCTGTTTCTGGATTCTTCGCTGCTGCTTGCAGTCTACCATTTGATTATGTGAAAACACAAATACAGAAAATGCAGCCTGATGCTACTGGGAAGTATCCATATACTGGTTCGTTGGACTGTACAATGAAAACATTGAAAGCTGGTGGCCCCTTGAAATTCTACACTGGATTTCCTGTCTACTGTGTTAGAATTGCCCCACACGTCATG ATGACATGGATTTTCCTGAACCAAATTAACAAGTTTGAGAAGAAAATTGGATTGTAG
- the LOC130469609 gene encoding uncharacterized protein: protein MSPLRLEAQEGARNFFVWCEEYAKLCKVDRMWEIAMMVVWQAWNMRNKWVFEKRKEDLGRVCSKMLTYLGEFEAATVRGQHQLERGAVPNATWKPPQSTLYKLNTDAAVPKVGAIGLGMIVRDGIGDVMMSGGRNIEGNMGALQAEAEGVRFGMKLAFEAGLRSIEMESDCSLLIDMLQGKRKEVTAAQVVVNDIVSLASSFDNCIFSFARRTCNVVAHSIAKAALHFEEPLKTYLDLLYGLYLDSGAVQPDAEMLLLVHTEMPLFVHTDYRDASSCSYNRAACQSELLLLLDLLT, encoded by the exons ATGTCACCACTTCGTCTAGAAGCACAGGAAGGGGCACGCAACTTCTTTGTGTGGTGTGAGGAGTATGCAAAGCTATGTAAAGTGGATCGTATGTGGGAGATAGCTATGATGGTGGTATGGCAGGCCTGGAATATGCGGAATAAATGGgtttttgaaaaaagaaaggAAGATCTTGGGAGGGTGTGCTCGAAGATGCTGACTTACTTAGGGGAGTTCGAGGCAGCAACAGTAAGAGGACAACACCAGTTAGAGAGAGGAGCTGTACCTAACGCAACATGGAAACCCCCACAAAGCACTTTGTATAAACTGAATACTGATGCAGCTGTGCCAAAGGTGGGAGCAATCGGGTTGGGGATGATTGTAAGGGATGGAATTGGTGACGTGATGATGAGTGGGGGACGAAACATAGAAGGGAATATGGGTGCCCTGCAGGCGGAGGCTGAAGGTGTTCGCTTTGGGATGAAACTTGCTTTTGAAGCAGGACTACGGTCTATAGAGATGGAGTCAGATTGCTCTTTGCTGATTGATATGCTCCAGGGAAAGAGGAAAGAAGTCACGGCTGCACAGGTGGTAGTCAATGACATTGTTAGTTTAGCAAGTTCTTTTGATAATTGTATTTTCAGCTTTGCTAGACGTACCTGTAATGTAGTAGCTCACTCCATAGCTAAGGCAGCCCTTCACTTTGAAGAGCCCTTG AAAACTTATCTCGACTTGTTGTATGGCTTGTATCTGGACTCTGGAGCAGTACAACCTGATGCGGAGATGCTTCTTCTTGTTCATACAGAGATGCCTCTTTTTGTTCATACAGATTACAGAGATGCTTCTTCTTGTTCATACAATCGTGCCGCGTGCCAAAGTGAGTTACTGTTACTCCTTGATCTACTTACATAg
- the LOC110788044 gene encoding superoxide dismutase [Cu-Zn] 2, with the protein MGGSLKGVAVISGVNNDIKGSLHFIQHPTGITHVNGRITGLTPGRHGFHIHALGDTTNGCNSTGPHFNPMKKDHGAPSDAERHAGDLGNIVAGSDGVAEISISDFQIPLSGQHSILGRAVVVHADPDDLGRGGHELSKTTGNAGARVGCGVIGLQSSV; encoded by the exons ATGGGCGGCAGTTTGAAAGGAGTGGCTGTCATCTCCGGCGTCAATAATGACATCAAAGGCTCTCTTCACTTCATCCAACACCCCACCG GGATAACACATGTAAATGGAAGAATCACTGGGCTTACACCTGGCCGCCATGGCTTCCATATTCATGCTCTTGGTGATACCACTAATGGTTGCAACTCCACTG GGCCTCATTTTAATCCAATGAAGAAGGATCATGGAGCACCATCTGATGCAGAACGACATGCGGGTGACCTGGGAAACATTGTTGCTGGCAGTGATG GGGTTGCTGAGATTTCCATTAGTGACTTCCAG ATACCACTAAGTGGGCAACACTCAATTCTTGGAAGGGCTGTTGTGGTGCATGCTGATCCAGATGATCTTGGAAGAG GTGGGCATGAACTCAGCAAGACAACAGGGAATGCTGGTGCTAGAGTAGGATGCG GTGTAATTGGGTTGCAATCGTCTGTTTAA
- the LOC110788042 gene encoding glutamate dehydrogenase B, whose protein sequence is MNALAATNRNFKLASRILGLDAKLEKSLLIPFREIKVECTIPKDDGTLASFIGFRVQHDNSRGPMKGGIRYHPEVDPDEVNALAQLMTWKTAVANIPYGGAKGGIGCNPSDLSISELERLTRVFTQRIHDLIGIHTDVPAPDMGTNSQTMAWILDEYSKFHGHSPAVVTGKPIDLGGSLGRDAATGRGVLFATEALLNESGKTISGQRFVIQGFGNVGSWAARLISELGGKVVAVSDISGAIKNKNGLDIDSLLKHVQENRGVKGFHGSDAIDSDSILVEDCDVLIPAALGGVINRENANEIKAKYIVEAANHPTDPEADEILKKNGVVILPDIYANSGGVTVSYFEWVQNIQGFMWEEERVNNELKTYMTKGLKNVKEMCKTHNCDLRMGAFTLGLNRVARATVLRGWEA, encoded by the exons ATGAACGCACTCGCAGCAACTAATAGAAATTTCAAGCTTGCATCCCGAATTTTGGGGTTGGATGCTAAACTCGAAAAGAGTCTTCTCATCCCATTTAGGGAAATCAAG GTTGAGTGTACTATACCTAAGGATGATGGTACTTTAGCTTCTTTTATTGGATTCAGAGTTCAGCATGACAACTCTAGAGGCCCAATGAAAGGGGGAATCAGATACCACCCAGAG GTTGATCCAGATGAGGTCAATGCATTAGCACAATTGATGACTTGGAAGACAGCAGTAGCAAATATTCCTTATGGTGGTGCCAAGGGTGGTATAGGATGTAACCCATCAGACTTGAGTATCTCTGAACTTGAACGCTTGACGCGAGTGTTTACCCAAAGGATTCATGATCTTATTGGAATCCACACTGATGTACCAGCACCAGATATGGGGACAAATTCGCAG ACAATGGCATGGATATTGGATGAATACTCGAAATTTCATGGTCATTCACCTGCAGTTGTTACTGGAAAACCTATT GACCTTGGTGGATCTCTTGGTAGAGATGCGGCTACAGGAAGGGGGGTCCTTTTTGCTACAGAAGCCCTTCTAAACGAGTCTGGAAAGACTATATCAGGTCAAAGATTTGTGATACAG GGCTTTGGGAATGTGGGTTCGTGGGCAGCACGACTCATCAGTGAATTAGGAGGGAAGGTTGTTGCTGTAAGTGATATCAGTGGAGCGATAAAAAACAAGAACGGACTTGACATTGACAGCTTACTGAAACACGTCCAAGAAAACCGTGGAGTAAAAGGTTTTCATGGTTCAGATGCAATAGATTCGGACTCAATATTGGTTGAGGATTGTGATGTGCTAATCCCTGCAGCCCTTGGTGGCGTTATTAACAG GGAGAATGCAAATGAAATCAAGGCCAAATACATCGTGGAAGCAGCAAACCATCCAACTGATCCAGAAGCAGACGAG ATATTGAAAAAGAATGGTGTTGTCATCCTTCCCGACATATATGCAAACTCGGGTGGTGTTACTGTCAGTTACTTTGAGTGGGTTCAG AACATCCAAGGATTCATGTGGGAAGAAGAGAGAGTGAACAATGAGCTAAAGACATACATGACAAAGGGATTGAAGAACGTGAAAGAAATGTGCAAGACGCATAATTGTGATCTTCGTATGGGAGCCTTCACCCTCGGACTCAATCGTGTTGCTCGGGCAACTGTTCTTAGAGGCTGGGAAGcttaa
- the LOC110788043 gene encoding histone H4 codes for MSGRGKGGKGLGKGGAKRHRKVLRDNIQGITKPAIRRLARRGGVKRISGLIYEETRGVLKIFLENVIRDAVTYTEHARRKTVTAMDVVYALKRQGRTLYGFGG; via the coding sequence ATGTCAGGAAGAGGGAAGGGAGGAAAGGGGTTAGGAAAGGGAGGAGCAAAGAGGCACAGGAAGGTGTTGAGGGATAACATTCAGGGTATTACTAAACCTGCTATTCGTCGATTGGCTAGGCGAGGAGGAGTAAAGAGGATAAGCGGCCTTATTTATGAAGAGACTCGTGGTGTTCTTAAGATATTCTTGGAGAATGTGATTAGAGATGCAGTCACTTACACTGAGCACGCTCGTCGCAAGACTGTTACTGCTATGGATGTTGTTTATGCTCTTAAGAGGCAAGGCCGTACTCTTTATGGGTTTGGTGGTTAA